A single window of Oerskovia paurometabola DNA harbors:
- a CDS encoding DUF6153 family protein, translating into MSPTALARTLSTAHLGDTVRPARTAGLVRRFAVLLGMVVLLGGFVGMHQMSGSPVAHGPAHTVAAEAAPTLGHPLGDVGAEEGAPSGTGHGEMEAMCLLVLVALFSLGGPALVRRLPDGVTYLARVVAPWRRLGSALRPPSLVALGISRR; encoded by the coding sequence ATGTCCCCGACCGCCCTGGCCAGGACCCTGTCGACCGCCCACCTGGGCGACACGGTCCGGCCCGCCCGAACCGCCGGCCTCGTCCGGCGGTTCGCGGTGCTGCTCGGGATGGTGGTGCTGCTCGGCGGGTTCGTCGGGATGCACCAGATGTCGGGCAGCCCCGTGGCGCACGGGCCCGCGCACACGGTCGCCGCCGAGGCGGCTCCCACCCTGGGCCACCCGCTCGGCGACGTGGGCGCGGAGGAGGGGGCGCCGTCGGGCACGGGGCACGGCGAGATGGAGGCCATGTGCCTCCTGGTGCTCGTCGCGCTCTTCTCGCTCGGCGGCCCCGCGCTCGTGCGCCGCCTGCCCGACGGCGTCACGTACCTCGCGCGCGTCGTCGCGCCCTGGCGGCGGCTCGGGTCGGCGCTGCGGCCGCCGTCGCTCGTCGCGCTCGGGATCAGTCGGAGATAG